From a region of the Thiomicrorhabdus sp. genome:
- the pstB gene encoding phosphate ABC transporter ATP-binding protein PstB, which translates to MSEQSLSIALDREDRAMSLANEKIAIEVKDWNLYYGTKQALNAINMHIPENRVTAFIGPSGCGKSTLLRCFNRMNDLIDIVNVDGQMTLHGDDMYAKNMDVSALRRRVGMVFQKPNPFPKSIYENVCYGLRLQGVKDKNVLDEAVEWALKGAGLWEEVKDRLDENALGMSGGQQQRLCIARAIAIKPEVLLLDEPTSALDPISTLAIEELIFELKKEFTILIVTHNMQQAARVSDYTAFMYMGDLIEYTDTDSLFTNPQVKRTEDYITGRYG; encoded by the coding sequence ATGAGTGAACAAAGCTTATCAATCGCACTAGACAGAGAAGATAGAGCTATGTCTTTAGCAAATGAAAAAATTGCCATTGAAGTAAAAGATTGGAATTTATATTACGGAACCAAGCAAGCTTTAAATGCCATTAATATGCATATACCAGAAAACCGTGTAACCGCATTTATTGGGCCTTCAGGCTGTGGTAAGTCAACCTTACTACGTTGTTTTAACCGTATGAATGATCTAATTGATATTGTTAATGTGGATGGTCAAATGACTCTGCATGGTGATGATATGTACGCAAAAAATATGGATGTTTCTGCTTTGCGTCGTCGTGTAGGTATGGTGTTTCAAAAACCCAACCCTTTTCCAAAATCTATCTATGAAAACGTTTGTTATGGTTTACGTCTGCAAGGTGTAAAAGATAAAAATGTATTAGATGAGGCGGTAGAGTGGGCTCTGAAAGGTGCAGGCCTTTGGGAGGAAGTTAAAGACCGTTTGGATGAAAATGCCTTGGGTATGTCAGGTGGTCAGCAACAACGTTTGTGTATTGCACGTGCAATTGCCATTAAACCAGAAGTTTTACTATTAGATGAACCAACTTCAGCACTTGATCCAATTTCAACTTTGGCGATTGAAGAGTTGATTTTTGAGCTGAAAAAAGAATTTACAATTTTGATTGTTACTCACAATATGCAACAAGCGGCACGTGTATCTGATTACACAGCCTTTATGTATATGGGTGATTTAATTGAATACACCGATACCGACAGTTTGTTTACCAATCCGCAAGTAAAACGAACTGAAGACTATATTACTGGTCGATATGGTTAA
- the phoB gene encoding phosphate regulon transcriptional regulator PhoB — protein sequence MGQNKVLVIEDEAAIRDMLKFTLTASNYLVSEANNAEEGWKIALNDAPDLILLDWMMPGTPGVALAQRLRQNDKTKAIPIIMLTARGEEEDQVKGFDSGVDDFVVKPFSPRALIARIQALLRRQTNEKVDVNQFTAGSMRLDLESHRFYVADEEVRLGPTEFNLIHFFMTHPNRVFSRAQLLDHVWGVNVVVEERTVDVHIRRLRKLLEPTNVADYIQTIRGSGYRFSVVED from the coding sequence ATGGGGCAAAATAAAGTGTTAGTTATCGAGGATGAAGCTGCTATCCGTGATATGTTAAAGTTTACTTTAACAGCCTCTAACTACCTTGTTAGTGAGGCAAACAATGCAGAAGAAGGTTGGAAAATTGCCCTAAACGACGCACCTGATTTAATTCTTTTAGATTGGATGATGCCAGGAACTCCAGGAGTAGCTTTAGCTCAAAGGCTTCGTCAAAATGATAAAACAAAAGCAATTCCCATTATTATGCTAACGGCACGTGGTGAAGAAGAAGATCAAGTTAAAGGGTTTGACTCTGGTGTTGATGACTTTGTAGTAAAGCCGTTTTCACCTAGAGCGTTAATCGCCCGTATTCAAGCGTTATTGAGACGTCAAACCAATGAAAAGGTTGACGTTAATCAGTTTACAGCGGGTAGTATGCGTTTAGATTTAGAGTCACACCGTTTTTACGTTGCTGATGAAGAAGTAAGATTGGGACCAACGGAATTCAATTTAATTCATTTCTTTATGACGCATCCAAATAGAGTCTTTTCAAGAGCACAATTATTGGATCATGTTTGGGGCGTTAACGTTGTGGTTGAGGAGCGTACGGTTGATGTTCATATCAGACGTTTACGTAAGTTATTAGAACCAACTAATGTTGCGGATTATATTCAAACTATTAGAGGTTCTGGTTATCGCTTTTCGGTTGTTGAGGATTAA
- the phoR gene encoding phosphate regulon sensor histidine kinase PhoR: MLTNGIKRELTWIVTIAWLMLFFAWITGFWLATLLAFIVFYMARQLWSMKRFEDWMDARKLNTHPPASGFWSELTYLVSKKQRALEKHADLNFYKSEQFKAASMLIPDAIVSLDQSNNIEWFNTVSKSLLGIRRQDKGSKIESVIRQPEFIQYLKKRDFSNALTVNSAYKMSRTYQMQIIPYFENHKLLVVRDITELYQLAQIRRDFIANASHELRTPLTVLRGYLEVMLDTPGEHQQNWRLPLEHMETQSHRMQSIIEDLLTLSTIESESITAEKELVDVPKKLKQLETDAQQLGGESHRFFFEIDETLKINGYPEPLKSVFMNLVSNAVRYSPDGGDIYVRWFANKKHVVFEVEDNGLGISQEHIPRLTERFYRVDKDRSRVTGGTGLGLAIVKHVLEKHNAYLQIKSVLGKGSTFRCEFPITLAQ, from the coding sequence TTGCTGACTAACGGTATTAAGCGTGAATTAACCTGGATTGTGACCATTGCTTGGTTAATGCTGTTTTTTGCCTGGATTACTGGTTTCTGGTTGGCTACATTGTTGGCTTTCATTGTTTTTTACATGGCCCGTCAATTATGGAGCATGAAAAGATTTGAAGACTGGATGGATGCCCGTAAGCTAAATACTCATCCTCCCGCTTCAGGTTTTTGGAGTGAACTAACTTATTTAGTGTCTAAGAAGCAACGAGCTTTAGAAAAACATGCCGACCTGAATTTTTATAAATCAGAGCAATTTAAAGCAGCCTCAATGCTCATTCCTGATGCAATTGTCTCACTTGACCAAAGCAACAATATTGAATGGTTTAACACCGTTTCTAAGTCTCTTTTAGGTATAAGACGTCAAGATAAAGGCAGTAAAATTGAATCCGTTATTAGACAACCGGAATTCATTCAATATCTCAAAAAACGAGATTTCTCAAATGCGTTGACGGTGAACTCTGCCTATAAAATGTCACGTACTTATCAAATGCAAATTATTCCATATTTTGAAAATCACAAACTTTTAGTGGTTAGAGATATTACCGAACTTTACCAGTTAGCTCAGATTCGCCGTGATTTTATTGCCAACGCCTCTCATGAATTACGTACACCACTCACCGTGCTTAGAGGTTATTTAGAGGTCATGCTTGACACGCCTGGAGAACACCAACAAAACTGGCGTTTACCTCTCGAACATATGGAAACTCAATCACATCGAATGCAGTCTATTATTGAAGATTTACTCACTCTATCCACTATTGAATCAGAGTCTATTACGGCTGAAAAAGAACTGGTTGATGTGCCTAAAAAATTAAAACAACTTGAAACTGATGCTCAGCAGTTAGGTGGAGAAAGTCATCGATTTTTCTTTGAGATTGATGAAACGCTCAAAATCAATGGTTATCCTGAACCTCTAAAAAGTGTCTTTATGAACCTGGTGTCTAATGCGGTCCGTTACTCGCCAGACGGGGGTGATATCTATGTGCGTTGGTTTGCCAATAAGAAGCACGTGGTATTTGAAGTAGAAGACAATGGGTTAGGTATTTCTCAAGAACATATCCCTCGTTTAACAGAACGCTTTTATCGTGTGGATAAAGATCGCTCACGTGTTACGGGTGGAACCGGTTTGGGATTAGCGATTGTTAAGCATGTTTTAGAAAAACATAACGCCTATTTACAAATTAAAAGTGTGCTTGGTAAGGGGAGTACTTTCCGCTGTGAGTTTCCAATAACTCTTGCTCAGTAA
- the phoU gene encoding phosphate signaling complex protein PhoU: protein MERELFKSHISGQYNQNLEELFNHILSMGGLVEAQIKSTVEAVKCEDKSLAKEIKQVDKIVNKEELEIDRLCARVLARQQPTASDLRLVVSSIRIAVDLERIGDEAVNASKLATKMSKVKEVPCEVLPGYGALMEMVSIDLDVLKKTLNAFAQLDISQLGDVFDDDNRISEIKKKALIEINEALNNNTEDLAEYIMQMFFSIRACERISAHIVNIAESIIYLVKGKDVRHMNSEKLDSFLSTLSKE from the coding sequence ATGGAAAGAGAACTTTTTAAGTCCCACATCTCTGGTCAATACAATCAGAATTTAGAAGAACTATTTAATCACATTCTTTCAATGGGTGGGCTTGTTGAGGCTCAGATTAAAAGCACTGTTGAAGCTGTTAAGTGTGAAGATAAGAGTTTAGCTAAAGAGATTAAACAAGTTGATAAGATTGTTAATAAAGAAGAATTAGAGATTGATCGTTTATGTGCACGTGTATTGGCACGACAACAACCAACTGCTTCAGATTTGCGCTTGGTAGTCAGTTCTATTCGTATTGCTGTTGACTTAGAGCGAATTGGTGATGAGGCTGTTAATGCATCAAAACTGGCAACTAAAATGTCTAAAGTTAAAGAGGTACCTTGCGAGGTTTTGCCTGGTTATGGTGCCCTTATGGAAATGGTGTCAATTGATTTAGATGTTCTTAAAAAAACATTAAATGCCTTTGCACAACTTGATATATCTCAGTTAGGTGATGTTTTTGATGACGATAATCGAATTTCTGAGATAAAAAAGAAAGCATTAATAGAAATCAATGAAGCTTTGAATAATAATACAGAAGACTTAGCAGAATATATAATGCAAATGTTCTTTTCTATAAGAGCTTGTGAACGTATTTCAGCCCATATTGTAAATATTGCCGAAAGTATTATTTACTTAGTCAAAGGTAAAGATGTTCGTCATATGAATTCTGAAAAATTAGATTCATTTTTAAGTACTTTAAGTAAAGAATAA